In a genomic window of Dioscorea cayenensis subsp. rotundata cultivar TDr96_F1 unplaced genomic scaffold, TDr96_F1_v2_PseudoChromosome.rev07_lg8_w22 25.fasta BLBR01001548.1, whole genome shotgun sequence:
- the LOC120256612 gene encoding oxysterol-binding protein-related protein 4C-like, with protein sequence MVREEMTAVLTPPLALEGGLAAEHRAPNLIQRILSLFHNVRPGSDLTNFQLPPMFNLPKSQLQLFAEMIYCINDDYLSKCVEGSSSLERFTAVVAWNISMIRPPIFGLAPYNPVLGETHHVSRGTLNILLEQVSHHPPVTALHATDEDKNIELIWCQHPTPKFHGTTVEATMHGRRQLKLARFDENYEMETPKLLIRILPIPGIEWVGNVRIKCKESGLEADLCFHKTNPFLGFGRNSRLVKGKIFYSNSLRTIYEIEGHWDRTVALKDVNSGESQIIYNAKEAIGKLTTPSIKDPKGLQPSESVVVWSEVSRSILDKDWGKAREAKRSIEEKQRELQRERKSKGEVWAPKHFILRHSKECGWDCSPIENVVHEAPIIAPCPEETRD encoded by the exons GTTAGAGAGGAGATGACGGCAGTTCTAACGCCTCCGTTAGCGTTGGAAGGCGGGTTAGCCGCGGAGCACCGGGCGCCTAACCTGATCCAGCGCATTCTAAGCCTATTCCACAACGTACGGCCAGGATCCGATCTCACTAACTTCCAG CTTCCTCCAATGTTCAACTTACCGAAATCACAGTTACAATTATTTGCGGAGATGATTTACTGCATCAATGACGACTATTTGAGCAAGTGTGTTGAGGGAAGCAGTAGCCTCGAGAGGTTTACCGCAGTTGTTGCATGGAATATATCGATGATTAGGCCTCCGATCTTCGGTTTGGCTCCTTACAATCCTGTTCTTGGAGAGACTCATCATGTTTCAAGAGGAACTCTAAATATTCTACTTGAGCAG GTCTCGCATCATCCACCGGTGACTGCTCTCCACGCCACCGATGAAGACAAGAACATTGAACTAATTTGGTGTCAACATCCAACGCCGAAATTTCATG gTACTACTGTGGAAGCTACAATGCATGGGAGAAGGCAATTGAAACTTGCCAGATTTGATGAGAATTATGAAATGGAAACACCAAAGTTGTTGATAAGAATACTTCCAATTCCTGGAATTGAGTGGGTGGGAAATGTCAGAATAAAATGCAAAGAATCAGGATTAGAGGCTGATCTTTGCTTCCACAAAACCAATCCATTTCTTGGTTTCGGGAGGAATTCGAGATTGGTTAAGGGAAAGATCTTCTACTCGAACTCGCTAAGAACAATATACGAGATCGAGGGGCATTGGGACAG GACTGTTGCATTGAAGGATGTTAACAGCGGAGAAAGCCAAATTATATACAATGCAAAAGAAGCTATCGGAAAGCTTACGACACCTTCAATTAAAGATCCAAAG GGATTGCAGCCCAGTGAATCGGTGGTTGTGTGGAGTGAAGTAAGCAGATCAATATTAGACAAAGATTGGGGGAAAGCAAGAGAAGCAAAAAGAAGCATTGAAGAGAAACAGAGAGAATTACAAAGAGAGAGGAAGTCTAAAGGAGAAGTTTGGGCCCCCAAGCATTTCATTCTAAGGCATTCTAAGGAATGTGGATGGGATTGTTCTCCTATTGAAAACGTTGTGCATGAAGCTCCCATCATTGCCCCATGTCCAGAAGAAACAAGGGATTGA